Proteins encoded by one window of Arachis ipaensis cultivar K30076 chromosome B04, Araip1.1, whole genome shotgun sequence:
- the LOC107637709 gene encoding uncharacterized protein LOC107637709 has translation MVNHFSQYTVLLLFTTSIALVMVTVASSEACKKDDGVGDNYCSSLQQLNRCEEKIYYMGGKSCNQEWCFHDCKLKHVGKEAMGICRVSFLRRPSPYPMTVLRFCSCVYNC, from the exons ATGGTGAACCACTTCTCCCAATACACCGTTCTCCTTCTCTTCACTACATCAA TTGCTCTTGTGATGGTCACGGTGGCAAGTAGTGAAGCGTGCAAGAAGGATGATGGTGTTGGGGATAATTATTGCTCATCGTTGCAGCAATTGAATAGATGTGAAGAAAAGATTTATTATATGGGAGGAAAAAGCTGTAATCAAGAATGGTGTTTCCATGATTGTAAGCTAAAGCACGTTGGTAAGGAAGCTATGGGAATATGCCGTGTTAGCTTCTTAAGGCGTCCAAGTCCATACCCTATGACAGTTCTACGATTCTGCAGTTGCGTCTACAACTGTTAA